A window of the Thiomicrospira microaerophila genome harbors these coding sequences:
- a CDS encoding type II toxin-antitoxin system HicB family antitoxin — protein MKNLLEIDGVKAFIEFDPDIELFRGEFIGLNGSADFYAEDIAGLKKEGKVSLDVFYAMCSEKGIEPKKHYSGRFNVRIPSQLHEKIVMHAQSEHKSLNQWIEDTLKQNLQQETA, from the coding sequence ATGAAAAACTTACTTGAAATTGATGGCGTAAAAGCATTCATTGAATTCGACCCGGATATTGAGCTATTTCGTGGCGAGTTTATTGGCCTTAATGGCAGCGCTGATTTCTATGCAGAGGACATTGCTGGGCTTAAAAAAGAGGGCAAAGTTTCACTGGATGTATTTTATGCCATGTGTTCAGAAAAAGGTATAGAGCCTAAAAAGCACTATTCAGGTCGCTTTAATGTGCGCATTCCTTCACAATTACATGAGAAAATTGTGATGCACGCTCAATCTGAACACAAAAGCTTAAATCAATGGATTGAAGACACCCTTAAACAAAACCTTCAACAAGAAACAGCTTAA
- a CDS encoding type II toxin-antitoxin system HicA family toxin, giving the protein MRAISANIKWKDIEALLIALGADVEEREGSRIGVFLFNEVRVFHRPHPSPNTDKGAVASVRKWLDSKGIKP; this is encoded by the coding sequence ATTCGGGCTATTAGCGCGAACATCAAATGGAAAGATATTGAGGCTCTGCTTATCGCTCTAGGCGCAGACGTAGAAGAACGTGAGGGATCACGCATCGGGGTGTTCTTATTTAACGAAGTACGCGTTTTTCATCGTCCACATCCTTCACCTAATACTGACAAAGGCGCGGTTGCAAGTGTGCGAAAATGGCTTGATAGCAAAGGAATAAAACCATGA